One stretch of Armigeres subalbatus isolate Guangzhou_Male chromosome 2, GZ_Asu_2, whole genome shotgun sequence DNA includes these proteins:
- the LOC134214778 gene encoding cuticle protein 38-like, with protein MFAKIIFIAALAIVAVSAKPGLVAPLAYSAPLVAAAPAVVTAQSSQYIARNYNGIAPLAYTAAYTAAAPVAYAAPAAYAAAPFAAAAYTAPFLL; from the exons atGTTCGCTAAGATT ATCTTCATTGCCGCCCTCGCCATCGTCGCCGTGAGCGCCAAGCCCGGATTGGTCGCTCCGTTGGCCTACTCTGCCCCTCTGGTGGCCGCCGCTCCAGCTGTGGTTACTGCCCAGAGCTCGCAGTACATTGCCCGCAACTACAACGGAATCGCTCCTTTGGCCTACACCGCTGCCTACACTGCTGCCGCTCCGGTTGCATACGCTGCTCCAGCTGCATATGCCGCTGCTCCATTTGCTGCTGCCGCTTACACTGCTCCATTCCTGCTGTAA